The Kribbella sp. NBC_00662 nucleotide sequence CTCGTCGAGCTCGCACTCGGTGAGCCGCAGGGCCTTGTCCCGGACCTGGTCGGGCCGAAGGTCTACAGCCTGTCAGAGCTCGCTCACGACTACCTGCGCGCCACCGGCAAGCACCGGTTGTCGCTGCCGCTCCGGGTGCCCGGCAAGGCCGGCAAGGTGTACCGCGCGGGCGGCAACCTCACCCTCAGCGGCGCCGACCGGGGCACTCACACCTGGGAAGACTTCGTCGCCGCACAGGTGTAGGGCTCCAGCAGCTCCTCCAGATCCGGCGTACGGCGCCGCGCGATCCCGGCGAGGAAGTCCGCCACCTGCACCCGCGGATCGTGCTTGGAATCAACCTGTGTGAACGACTGCAGCGGCGGCGGCTCCGCCTGCTCGGCCAGGAAGGCTCCCAGCCTCGCCACCCGGCCAGGGGTGAGCGCACTCTGCTCGTCGTGTACGACGGTGACCGATCGCTGGCCGGCGCTCCAGTGCAGAACCGTCTCGGCAAGCGCCGGCACCAGCGGCTCGAGTGGTGGCGGGATCTCCGGATCCTCGTCGATCAGTCGCTGCATCACCATCTCGACCCGCGTCCGGGTCACCGCACGGAGGGCGGGCACGTCGGCCGGCATCGTCGCGAAGAACCGGTCCACGGCCTCGTGATCCATCAGCCGCACCCGCTTGGTCCGGGCCAGATCCACGAAGGCCGCCAGGAACCCGGTCCGCTGCCGGAACCTTGCCACGGCCGCGGAATGATCCGTGCCGAGACGCGTCCCCGCGCCGTACGACGGCTCCTCGGTGAACAGCTCCAGCACCCGCGCCGCGACGTACGAGGTCTTGTCGATGACGTGGACGTGCGCATGCCCACCGAGGGTGGTGAGCAGCCATTCGAGCGCGGGGCGCTGCTCGGGTCGCAGCAACTGATTGGACTTGTACTCCGTGCTCCGGCGCAGCCGGGTTCGCAGTACGGCGATGATGCCGGCGGCCGCGGGTAGGTCGAGATCGACACTGGCGTGGGTGATGACGGGTGAGGCGGGGTCGAGCAGGTTGGTTCCGGAGAACCCCGACTCGTCACACGCGACCTCGAACTGGGTACTCATACACAAGCTCCAAGGCTGAAGGACTGCACGCTACGGAGCCCGTCCGCGGGACGGGCGTGATCAGGTCGCGCGCCAGGGTTCATCGGGCGCGATGCGATCAGTGAGCGGCAGCAGCCTTGGCAGACATGCGACCCATCATGGTCCGGCTCACAGCCGGGCACCAGTGAATTCCTACGGTTTGCGGCCGAGCGCGACCATCAGGAGCTGTCCGGCGCCGGTCGAGCTGAGCGTCTGCTCGTCGTGCGGCCACCAGGCGGTCAGGTCGACCAGTCCCGGCTCGACCAGCTCGAGCCCACCGAGGAGCTCCGCCGTCTCGGCCCTGGTCCGGAACCGGATCTGCGGGAAGGCGTCCTGCAGCTTCTCCTCGATCGCGGTCGAGAACTCCGCGAGCCGGCCGCCGTCGCGCGGGTTGAGCGGGTTGGTCAGCGCGACGTAGGAGCCGGACGGTACGGCGGCCACGTAGTCCGCGACGACCTGGACGGCCTTCGGGCTCGGGACGTTGTGCAGAACCAGCCCGAGCAGGATCCCGACCGGTCGAGTGAGGTCGAGCCCCGCGGTCACGTCCGGGTGATTCAGTACGGCAGCCGGATCGCTCAGGTCGACGCCGGCGAAGAAGCTGCGCTTGTCGTCGGCGAGCAGGGCCTGTCCGTGCGAGATCGCGGTCAGGTCGTGGTCGACGTACACGACCTTCGCGGCGACGTTGGCCTGCTGGGCGATCTCGTGCGTGTTCAACGCGGTGGGCAGGCCGGCGCCGAGGTCGAGGAACTGGTCGATCCCGCCCTCGGTCGTCATCCGGCCGATCACCTCGGCCAGCCAGCGCCGGTTCTGCCTGGTCAGCTCGGGCAGTTCGGGTGCGATCTTCACCAGTTCCTGGACGAACCGCCGGTCGACCTCGAAGTTGTTCTTGCCGCCGAGCAGCAGGTCGTAGACGCGCGCCTGGGACGCACGGTCGAGGTCGATCAGGTCCAGCTGCCCGTAGTCCGGCATGGCCTGCTCCACCTCGTTCCCTGATCCGAAAAGCGGGATTGCCGGAAGGCTATCCAGCAAATCCACCGACCGCTGCACCGGGGCTGTGTCATGGAACCTACCGCCGTCGCGGTCCCATCCGACGGGAGATCCGCGCGGCGCGAGCGGTAAGCGCTTGCCAGCCCCACCGGCACCCTCCACACTGAGCGACTACCGCCCCACCTCCCAGGAGGAACCATGCACCGTCGCACCTTCCTGATGGGCAGCCTCGGCCTCACCGCGGCGACCGTCACCAGCCCCGCGAGCGCGACCGCCACAAGAGCCCGAGCCGTCCGGGCCCGCACGCTGGACGAGCTTCGCAAGGCGATCGCCGCCGCGAAGCCTGGCGCCGAGATCGTGCTGGCCAACGGCACGTACGCCATCCCCGGCGATCAGACCGTTGCCGTCGGCGGGAAGCATGGGACCGCGGCCGCGCCGATCACCGTGCGCGCGGAATCGGTCGGCGGCGTGACGCTGAACGGGAACAACGGGTTCGCGCTCGCGGACTCGTCGTACGTCGTCATCGACGGGTTCAAGCTCCGGCAGCAGACGACGTTCGAGGTGCCGACGACGTGTCAGCACATCAGGGTCAGCCGGAACGACATCCAGCTCGGCGATAGCGAGGGCTCGCACTGGGTGATGGTCCGCGGCGACGCGACGGTTGTCGAGCGCAACCACTTCCACGGGAAGTCCACGCTGGGTGTCTTCCTCGGCGTGGAGGGTCCCGGCTCGGACGGAATGGCCCGCGGCGTACGGATCGCCCGAAATTACTTCTCGGACCACACGTACGCCGGTGACAACGGCGGCGAACCGATCCGGCTCGGACTGAGCGGCCGGTCGTTGAGCGACGCCGGCGCGACCGTCGAGGAGAACCTGTTCGAACGCTGCGACGGCGATCCGGAGGCGGTCTCGGTCAAGTCGACCGGCAACACGATCCGGCACAACACGATCCGGAACAGCCTCGGCGGGATCGTGCTCCGGCACGGCAACCGCTCCCGCGTCGACGCGAACTTCCTCCTTGCCGGAAGCAACGGAATCCGGATCTACGGCAACGACCACCTGATCGTGAACAACTACGTGGAGCAGATCACCGGCTCGGGGATCGTGCTCGGCAGCGGCAGCGTCCGCGACCACAAGCCAGAGGACTCCCCCGAGAGCCGTCGCGGCAACGACGCTCCCGACCGGGTGACCATCGCCCTGAACACCGTGCAGTCGTGTGGAACAGCGATCAGCGGCGAGTCCCAGCGTCCGTTGCCGCCGCTCGGCTGCTCGATCGCCGACAACCTGCTGATCGGTGACGCCGGCAAGCAACTGGTCTCGATGCCGTACCTGGACGGGATCGCCTTCGCCGGGAACATCTGCTGGGGCGCCGCGTCCGACGGCACGATCCCCGCGGGTGGATCGACCAGGAAGGATCCGAAGCTCGCGACAGGCAGCGACGGCGTACGCCGGCTCACCGCCGGCAGCCCGGCGATCGACGCGGCGAGCACGTCGTACCCGAGCGTCACGCGGGACCTCGACGACCACCCCCGCACCGGCAGAGCGGACGTCGGCGCGGACGAGTACAGCAAGGCCACGCCGCACAGCCGTCCGCTGCAGCCGGAGGACGTAGGCCCGGCGTCGCGATGAGTTTTCTCCGGCTCGTTCGTCTCAACACCGACCAACCAACGAGCAGGAGGATCCATGGCGAAGGTGTTGTACTCGGTGACGATGTCGGTGGACGGCTTCATCACCGGGCCGGACGGCGACATGCAGTGGATGCGCCCGTACCTCGGACCGAACCCGGAGGTCGACGAGCTGATCCCGCGGATCGGCTCGATCCTCGTCGGCCGCCGGTCCCACGACGGGGACGATCCGTTCAAGGGCGAGT carries:
- a CDS encoding SAM-dependent methyltransferase gives rise to the protein MPDYGQLDLIDLDRASQARVYDLLLGGKNNFEVDRRFVQELVKIAPELPELTRQNRRWLAEVIGRMTTEGGIDQFLDLGAGLPTALNTHEIAQQANVAAKVVYVDHDLTAISHGQALLADDKRSFFAGVDLSDPAAVLNHPDVTAGLDLTRPVGILLGLVLHNVPSPKAVQVVADYVAAVPSGSYVALTNPLNPRDGGRLAEFSTAIEEKLQDAFPQIRFRTRAETAELLGGLELVEPGLVDLTAWWPHDEQTLSSTGAGQLLMVALGRKP
- a CDS encoding polysaccharide lyase 6 family protein gives rise to the protein MHRRTFLMGSLGLTAATVTSPASATATRARAVRARTLDELRKAIAAAKPGAEIVLANGTYAIPGDQTVAVGGKHGTAAAPITVRAESVGGVTLNGNNGFALADSSYVVIDGFKLRQQTTFEVPTTCQHIRVSRNDIQLGDSEGSHWVMVRGDATVVERNHFHGKSTLGVFLGVEGPGSDGMARGVRIARNYFSDHTYAGDNGGEPIRLGLSGRSLSDAGATVEENLFERCDGDPEAVSVKSTGNTIRHNTIRNSLGGIVLRHGNRSRVDANFLLAGSNGIRIYGNDHLIVNNYVEQITGSGIVLGSGSVRDHKPEDSPESRRGNDAPDRVTIALNTVQSCGTAISGESQRPLPPLGCSIADNLLIGDAGKQLVSMPYLDGIAFAGNICWGAASDGTIPAGGSTRKDPKLATGSDGVRRLTAGSPAIDAASTSYPSVTRDLDDHPRTGRADVGADEYSKATPHSRPLQPEDVGPASR